From the bacterium genome, the window TGGATGGCGAATTTTGGCGAAATCTTAACCAATCTCAGTGAAAGTCATATTGCTCTGTCGTATCAAGGAACAGAATATCTGATAGAGCGCCACAAACTAAATCTCTTCTTTCCATCTCGATAAAGCTATCAAGCTACAAGGAGCACTATGAATCAAAACCCGAATCAGTCATCACCTCTCAAGACCATTCCCACTCTGATGACCGTCGAGGATGTGGCCAGTTACCTAAAGGTTGCTGTCCAGTCTGTCTATCGCTGGGCATCACAAGAGAAAATCCCCCACCTTAAGGTTGGGGGATCGCTCCGATTTGATCCGAATGAGATTCAGGAGTGGCTCAATAAGAAGCCAGCTCGTCGTGGCCGCCCGCCAAAAGGTTTGCAAAACTGACCTTTGTCATTTCTCTTGCTTTGTGTTCAGGTTGAAGATGCAAGTACTTTTCGGTCATCTTTACGCTCGTGTGCCCCAAGAACTCAGAGACCATTTTGATGTTGACATCGTTCATCAAGCAGTGTGTCGCAAAGGTATGCCTGAACGTGTGAAGCGAGACCTGACCCCGCAAGTCAACACCCTCTTTCTTCAAAATTCTGTCTAAGAGGTCGACCCACGGCTGACGTGGAGGTGCCCAGCGTTTCGCGTTTGATGTAGTGAAGACATACTTGCCACGCCGAGGAAGCTCGTGAAACAACTCACGGGCTTCTCGTGCCATTGGTACTATACGATTTCGGCGCGTCTTTGGTTGCCAGTCGCTCTTAATACGAACGTTAATTTGCCTGCGTTCAAGGTCAACATCAGCCCACTCCAGATTTCGTAGCTCGCCGTCGCGCAATCCGGTCAGCAATAGAAGCTGATAGAACGGGCGCTGATAGTCGGTAGCATGCTTCATGATGAGATGAACTTCCTCACTTGTAAAGACACGAATAGGCTTCGGGTCGACCTTCACGCGCTTCACTTTCAAGGCGGGGTTCTTCTTCACATATTCTCTGTCTTCGGCCCACTGGAAAAAGACACGGACGGTCGCAAGCTCGTCATTCAGAGTCTTGTCGGCGATAACTGGCCGACGTGCTGCGAGAAATTCTTCAATGTCATTTGCCTTGAGTTCCGCAAAGCTTGCCTTGCCATAGCTCTTAAGCCAGTCCTGAAAGTGATGAAAGTGCTGTGTCATCCGTTTCTGCCAAGGTGGGGATTTCTTGGAAACCACCTGCCCGAAGAACAGCTTGAAAGCTTCATCGTTGGAGACCCGGCGTTGCCCGATTCCGGCCAGGAACTGGTCTC encodes:
- a CDS encoding helix-turn-helix domain-containing protein, giving the protein MNQNPNQSSPLKTIPTLMTVEDVASYLKVAVQSVYRWASQEKIPHLKVGGSLRFDPNEIQEWLNKKPARRGRPPKGLQN
- a CDS encoding tyrosine-type recombinase/integrase, with amino-acid sequence MASIYKRGKTYQIQYLENGKLVQRSLGVTTKDAAKKLEADFIKDRDQFLAGIGQRRVSNDEAFKLFFGQVVSKKSPPWQKRMTQHFHHFQDWLKSYGKASFAELKANDIEEFLAARRPVIADKTLNDELATVRVFFQWAEDREYVKKNPALKVKRVKVDPKPIRVFTSEEVHLIMKHATDYQRPFYQLLLLTGLRDGELRNLEWADVDLERRQINVRIKSDWQPKTRRNRIVPMAREARELFHELPRRGKYVFTTSNAKRWAPPRQPWVDLLDRILKKEGVDLRGQVSLHTFRHTFATHCLMNDVNIKMVSEFLGHTSVKMTEKYLHLQPEHKAREMTKVSFANLLAGGHDELASY